The Cellulomonas shaoxiangyii sequence CGAGCCAGTGGGGGTTCTCCATGAGGCCGAGCAGGTTGCCGAACGGGTCGACGACGACCGCCGTCCGGAAGCCCTCGCCACGCTCCGTCACCGGCTCGCGCGGCGTCGCGCCGAGCGAGAGCACGCGCGCGAGGGCCGCCTCGAGGTCGTCGACGTGCCACTGCACGACCGCCCCACCGGGCTCGCCCAGCGCGTTCGGCGGCGCGTACGCCGCGTCGATGAGGCCCAGCTCGTCCTCGTGGTCGCCGACGCGCCACTCGTGGTACCCGGGCACCCGGAAGTACGGCTCGAGCCCGAGCAGCTCGGTGTACCAGGCGGACGCCGCCTCGTGGTCCTCGGCGTAGATGGAGATCGTCGCCACTCCGCGCAGCATGGCTGCCCCTCTCGTCGCGGCGGTCCCACCGACCGCCCGACCACCACTGTGCTGCGAGTACCGGTCAGATGCTGTCCTCCACCGAACCTCCGCCCGGCGGTCACGGCGGCCGGGTCACCGACGACGCGTGCCGGTGCGCAGGGCGACACGCGGGCACGTGCCCACGGCGCCGGAGGTCAGGCGGTCTGCGCCTCGAGGACCGCCCACACGTGCTTGGTCGTCGTGTCGGCGTACCAGCCCACGTCCTGCGAGAGCCGGCGTGCGATGCGCAGGCCGAACCCGCCCATGCCGACCGCGCGCTCGCCGGCGATCGCGGGCGTGCCGCGCACGTCGTGGTCGGCCACGTCGAGGAGCAGCAGCGACCCGCTGCGGCTCAGCGTGACGATCGTCGGGGGGATGCCGTGCAGGAGGGCGTTCGTGGCGAGCTCGCTCGCGATGAGGAGCATGCGCTCGCCCACCGGGTCCAGGCGTGACGGGTCGCCGCCGGTCTCGGCCGAGAGCTCGCGACGCAGGCGGGAGAGCTCCGCCGTGGTGTCGAGGGTCCACGTGCGGACGTGCTCGAACCCCTCCGGCGGGAGCGCCGTGCGCAGCCCCTGGTCCCGCTCCGACGGGCCGTCGGTCGGCTGCTCGCTCACAAGGCTCCTCGAGGTCGGGCGGCGTGCCGTCTCACGCGCGCACCCACCGTAGGCGGCGGGGGACGCGGACGCGCGGCGAGCCACGCGGGCGCGTCGACGGGCGCACCGCGACGCGGCGGCGGCTGGCCGGACCGGCCAGGACGTCCTCCGCGCGCCGGTCAGGCGGTGCCGGACGCCGCCGGGACGCCCACCGTCTGCTGACCCGCGAGGAGCCACCGGACCGTGCGCGTCGCCTGCCGGCCCGCCCAGTGGGCCGCCGTCCCCCGCGCGCGCCCGACGGTGCCCAGGCCGAGCTGCTCGGCCGCCCACGGCGGCAGGCTCGCGACCGCCGCCTGCGACAGCGCCGAGTACCCGAGCCGCAGCGGGGCCGGCACGGGCGGCTCGCGCAGCAGGAAGTGCGCGGCGTCCAGGGCGGCCGGGGTCGGTCGCAGGACGGGACGGTAGGAGTCGAGCGCCGCCTCGAGCTCGGCCACGGTCTCCGGCACGTCGACGGCGCCGAGCGCGCGGCCGATGCGCGCGGCCTGCGCGACGTACTCGTCGGCGCGCCCGGGCGTCAGCGGGTGCGTGCCGTGCCGGCGGTGCGCGTCGAGGAAGCTCTCGATCTCGGCGACGTGCACCCACCGCAGCAGGTCGGGGTCGTCGGCGGCGTACGCGACGCCGTCGGCCGTGACCCCGCGGACGCGCCCGTGGATGGTGCGCACCGCGTCGACGGCGCCCTGCGCGTCCTCGGCGGTGCCGAAGACCGTCACCGCGAGGAACGTGCTGGTGCGCGACAGGCGACCCCACGGGTCGGCGCGGTAGCCGGAGTGCTCCGCCACGGCGGCCATCGCGGCGGGGTGCAGCGACTGCAGCAGCAGGGAGCGCAGGCCGCCCACGAACATCGACGCGTCGCCGTGGACCTCGCGGATCGCCGCGTCGGGGGCGAACCAGCGCGGGCCGGGACGGTGGTGGATGCGGTGCCGGCTGCGCTCGCCGTGGGGTCCCGCGACCCGCAGGAAGAGCGCGGTGCCGGCGCGGGCGCGCCACCGGCGCACCGGGTCGACGAGGGTCATGCGCCCACGCTGCGCGACGGTGCCTGAGCGGCCGCTGAGACGCGCGCCGCACCGACGCGGGGAAGAGGTGCGCGCCGGACCTGGTTGCGACCGGTATGCGCGCCATCACCTACGCCACGTACGGCGGTCCCGACGTCCTCGAGCTCACCGAGCAGCCGACCCCCAAGGTCGGGCCGGACAGCGTCCTCGTCCGCGTGCGGGCCACCTCCGTGAACCCGGTCGACTGGAAGGTCCGCGCGGGCTACCTCGACCCCCTCATGGACGTGACGTTCCCCGTGGTGCCGGGCTGGGACGTCGCGGGCGTCGTCGAGCAGGCGGGCCTGGACACCCCCGAGCTGCGGGTCGGCGACGAGGTGTACGGGTACGTGCGCAAGGACTGGGTGCAGGGCGGCACGTTCGCCGAGCTCGTCGCCGCCCCGGTCCGCACGCTGGCCCGCAAGCCGGCGGCGTGGTCGTTCGAGGAGGCCGCCGCGGTACCGCTCGCCGGCCTCTCCGCCTACCAGAGCATCGAGCGCACGGGCCTGCGCGCGGGCCAGACCGTGCTCGTGCACGCCGCCGCCGGCGGCGTGGGGCAGTTCGCGGTGCAGATCGCCCGGGCCCGCGGCGCGCGGGTCATCGGCACGGCGTCCGAGCGCAACCACGACCACCTGCGGGCGCTCGGGGCCGAGCCGGTCGTCTACGGGGAGGGCCTCGCCGACCGCGTGCGCGCGCTCGCCCCCGCCGGTATCGACGTCGTCCTCGACTACGGCTC is a genomic window containing:
- a CDS encoding VOC family protein, with amino-acid sequence MLRGVATISIYAEDHEAASAWYTELLGLEPYFRVPGYHEWRVGDHEDELGLIDAAYAPPNALGEPGGAVVQWHVDDLEAALARVLSLGATPREPVTERGEGFRTAVVVDPFGNLLGLMENPHWLEVQARGATAR
- a CDS encoding ATP-binding protein translates to MSEQPTDGPSERDQGLRTALPPEGFEHVRTWTLDTTAELSRLRRELSAETGGDPSRLDPVGERMLLIASELATNALLHGIPPTIVTLSRSGSLLLLDVADHDVRGTPAIAGERAVGMGGFGLRIARRLSQDVGWYADTTTKHVWAVLEAQTA
- a CDS encoding oxygenase MpaB family protein, whose translation is MTLVDPVRRWRARAGTALFLRVAGPHGERSRHRIHHRPGPRWFAPDAAIREVHGDASMFVGGLRSLLLQSLHPAAMAAVAEHSGYRADPWGRLSRTSTFLAVTVFGTAEDAQGAVDAVRTIHGRVRGVTADGVAYAADDPDLLRWVHVAEIESFLDAHRRHGTHPLTPGRADEYVAQAARIGRALGAVDVPETVAELEAALDSYRPVLRPTPAALDAAHFLLREPPVPAPLRLGYSALSQAAVASLPPWAAEQLGLGTVGRARGTAAHWAGRQATRTVRWLLAGQQTVGVPAASGTA
- a CDS encoding NADP-dependent oxidoreductase, with amino-acid sequence MRAITYATYGGPDVLELTEQPTPKVGPDSVLVRVRATSVNPVDWKVRAGYLDPLMDVTFPVVPGWDVAGVVEQAGLDTPELRVGDEVYGYVRKDWVQGGTFAELVAAPVRTLARKPAAWSFEEAAAVPLAGLSAYQSIERTGLRAGQTVLVHAAAGGVGQFAVQIARARGARVIGTASERNHDHLRALGAEPVVYGEGLADRVRALAPAGIDVVLDYGSDDLVPTTRAVLADGGTVASIVDAAARDELGGHYVWVRPSTADLDALSALAEAGQLRVDVAQVFDLADAAAAHEASASGHVRGKVVVRV